ACAGGCTGCGCAAAGAAGGAATCAAGGCAGAGAGTGCACAATTGACTCTTTTTATTTTACGGGGGGAAGAAGGAATGGGTTTTCAGGTCCGTTCCATAGCTGAACACAAAGAAAGTCTACTGTATGGTAGTCTACGGATACAAACTTTACTGTACTGTAGCCGTATCCAACTCAAAATCGATGGAGcactctctctctcacacaCAAATCGAGTCTGGATATGTACATAAGACGATAAACAAGCTAGaccatcgacatcgacagcatcagccCCTAGTCTAGCTCCTTTGCCTGGTCCACCTTAGCCAAGCTCGCAGCTCGTGATCAACCAACCTTCCCCATGACAGCTTAGTGTGTCTTATCGCACCTTGCGCGTGTTCAACCTCGTCCAATGATTCGACGTCATTATGCATCCCCAGGGTCTTGGTTGGTAGCAGACAGGCGGCTCTTAGCACGACAGTTGACCTTAATCAACAGAGGGGTACCGAAGGTAATCGATGAGATGTCCGAATTTCTAGGTACTCCGAAGATGATCATGGGCCAAGAGAACAGACTCATCCGCCTTAGCCGGGTGctgatccatcttcttccctaAACCATATCTTGATACCTTAACAGCCGATGTCATGTCAGCTTCGATGAGCCTTGCATCAACTCCTAAGCGGTCTAGTGTGTCTCAGTGGGGGTAACGCGGCAGAGAGCGCTGTGGATGGTTGAGTTCCACTATGAGTGGCAGCCATGAGACTGTACACTTGACGACGTTGTAGACCATGAGAGCTTGACACAATGAAACGGCCCTTGAAAGACTCGACATTTCACACAGAGACTCGGCATGCAAAAGAAACCATGCTCGGCTACCACAGGCCATAATTTTGATCCCACACACCACTGAAGAACACGCAACATGCAATTCTCGGCTAGTTCCATCACAATGGTTCAAACCAAACCTTCTGTAGGACTTACCCTACACCTGTAGTCGCCCGGACGACGGCACAACATAGCGCCGACCTTCGGGCAGCTCCCACCTGCTTGGCCCGTGCGCTCATTCGCTCTGGAGGATTACGAGACAAGCTGTAGCCTTGTCATCgagcttcaacctcatcgcaAACCATCGCCAACACACCCAATCCCCGACACGCATCACTATCTCCGCCTCCACCCGAACCCGTAAATCTGGCAATCGTGCCAAATCTTACATATCTACACCCCCGAACAATCTCTATCAGCTCGTTTCCCTGACGTCAAGGGAGCTTCGCCAAAGATGGCGCTCGACGAGTACTACCACAACAAGATCGAGGctatgaagcttgagatccttAAGGGACAAGCCGCGCTTCGCCGCCTCGAAGCTCAGAGAAATGACTACAACTCACGCGTGCGATTGTTGAGGGAAGAGTTGGGTCTGTTGCAACAGCCTGGTTCCTATGTCGGAGAAGTCGTCAAGGTCATgagcaccaagaagattTTGGTTAAAGTTCACCCTGAGGGCAAATATGGTATGCTTAACCAGTTCATCTAGCTTCGGATATTGAATACTAACGTTTTTTCAGTGGTCGATGTGTCGGATAGTGTTGATATCGGCAAGCTCACACCAGGAAAGCGAGTCACCCTCCTTTCCGATAGCTATAAACTCGAGAAGATGCTCCCCTCCTCCGTCGATCCTCTTGTCTCCCTCATGATGGTAGAGAAGGTTCCCGACAGCACATACGACATGATTGGTGGTTTGGAccagcagatcaaggagatcaaggaagtTATCGAACTTGGTCTTAAGCACCCTGAGCTCTTCGAGTCTCTTGGAATTGCACAACCCAAGGGTGTCTTGCTATATGGCCCCCCTGGTACTGGAAAGACACTACTGGCACGAGCTGTTGCTCACCACACTGCCTGTAAATTCATCCGAGTGTCAGGTTCCGAACTGGTCCAGAAGTACATTGGTGAGGGTAGTCGAATGGTGCGAGAACTCTTCGTCATGGCTCGAGAGCACGccccatccatcatcttcatggacGAAATCGACAGTATTGGTTCCTCACGAGTGGAGGGTTCTTCAGGAGGAGACTCTGAAGTCCAGCGAACTATGCTTGAGTTGCTGAACCAGCTGGATGGTTTCGAACCTACTaagaacatcaaggtcatcatggccaccaATCGTCTTGACATTCTCGACCCCGCCCTCCTGCGCCCAGGACGTATTGACCGAAAGATCGAGTTCCCCCCGCCCAGCGTCGAGGCCCGAGCGGATATTCTCCGCATTCACAGCCGCAAGATGAACCTCACCCGTGGTATCAACCTCACCAAGATCGCGGAAAAGATGAACGGGTGCTCTGGTGCTGAGCTGAAGGGTGTGTGTACGGAAGCAGGCATGTACGCTCTCCGAGAGCGAAGAGTGCACGTCACACAAGAAGATTTTGAGCTTGCCACGGCAaagatcctcaacaagcacgACGATAAGGAGGTGTCTCTTGGCAAGCTTTGGAAGTGAGAAAAACTGCAACAAGGGGCGTTCTTATATTTATCCGTATTCTtgtctctgctgctggtTAACCTGCTGGGTTCGCAACAGAGCCTGGTCGTTTATAGATGGGTTGGGTCATGACAGCGGGAGCGGAGTTGTAAGGATAGAAGATTGTACCATAATGGAAACAACGATCTCAAGCGACACAAGTTAATATGTGACGTTTGTGCATATATCATAACTCAGTACATGTGAATGATAGCCCAATAATAATCTGGTTGATTTCTTCGTGATTTTGACCCGGCGAGGTTCGCATGTGACTTTTGAGAGGCCAATGTTTGGAACAGATATAGTATTGATGAAGTCTGTCTGATCTTGATCTTACTGACCCCTGTCTTGGAACTTGACTCCTGTGCGTCCTAACTTGAGAGCTGTCGAGTGCAGTTCTCGTCCTGCTTTGCTTCCAAATACAAAGTCATCCATGCCAGCttccagatcctcctcgacaaGAGCACTGGAACTTGGAAGTATGGCATCTCATGCTTAGGATGAGGgcttatgatgagtttaggGTTCCGTATGCCGAGTTTATGATGATATAACCTAAGCTTCGGATATAGACCCCAAATCTTGAATAACTTTTACAAATTTCGTTGTGCTATATCATGCATCTTTTATTACAACCGGAGCCATCCTGTGCAGCAGTTTTGGATTTCCTTCAATATCCCCCTGATCCCAAACTGCATGCTGGTCGGACCAGCCTTGATTCAACCGGCAGCACTGTAAGCCATCTGCTTCGTTACTAGCTTagtgaggttgaagtgaTGCTAGGGGGAGAAGGGATCCAATATAAGGCAGCAAATGAAGGAATACTAGTGTGATTCGCCAGGTACGCGCAGTTAAAGATGCATGAGAGGGAGATGTGAAGAGACATAGAGACAATAATTGAGAAACGATGCTTAAAGACAATAGCCATGGATAACAGGAGATTGTTCACAGAGAAGTTCTTTACCGGTGCATAACTATGCATAGCTATGATTCGTTGTGCAGCTTCAACTGCAGACCAGTGTTGACATATCCGCATTTTACTCCTTGAATCACTGGCTCTCTTTATCTCTCTCCCGCACGGTTGAAAGTCTAACAACACATGAAGGTATTTCCCATCCTCCATTATCACACCACCATTCTTTCATCCTTTGATCTAATAACGAATATCCAGTATCACGGCGACATTCTCCGTGACTCTTTGACGATGTCCAGCCcttccaaagaagaagccggGCTGAACACGCcgcccaagaacaacagccttgagaacACTGCACCCAAAATTGAAGCACGATTCGAGAACGATCAGAAGGTAGAAGCCCCGAAGCTATCGAACCAGGAGCAGAAAGTTCCCAAACCCTGGACTGGCTCTAATATCGAAGATCCCGACAAAGAGTTGGTATTactcatcaaagatgaaATCCGTGTTTTTCGCTCACTGTTGCgcgagggtgaagaagaacaatTTCAAAAGTTTTTCGGGGCTTGGATACAAGAAGATAtggagaagcgcaagaaaCATACCCAGGAAACAAAGACGCAGGAGCCGACTGTGGGAACACAGGAAGACGTCGAAGAGGGGAAGCAAACAGATGATGCAGTACTCCCCCGAAACTGACGATATCCTCGATCTCACATCTGCACTCGCCGAGACTCGAATTGTTCGGTAAGACTCTTAAGATGTCGATGAAAATATTGAATAGAAGCACTGACTACTCATTAGGTAACTCTGATCTCGTGGACAAAAACATCTCGGTACCAGATGCTAAGCCGATGCAGAGAGATGACCAACGACGACATCATGGCTTCATTCGACCGTGAGGGAGAAGACGATTTCGACGGCGGGATGGATGGCAGATTTGGCGGGTATGCGATGAGATGTATAGCGCATGTTCCCTGAATGGTGTATGGACAAGTTGGCATCACTGTTCGGTCACTCAAGGCCAGATCTGGCATGTAAATAGAGCTTACGTTCAGTACGAATACACCCAGGGTTGAGTGTAAACTTCTCGATTGCCAATTTGATGAACCTTTGAAGACATGCCAAATCGAGAGAATAGTTGTATATGTCTACTGTCGATATTCATGATCCTGATAAGGGAGGCCGAGCATTATCAATGTTCAAGAAATCTGTATCTCAGGGTTAAAGAGCagaagagtcaagaagagcagctGGCAATGATGATTTCGCCCACCTTAGATGACAGTAACAAGTTCGTATCGGTCATGAAAGAGGTGTCAGATAGAGCTTGCGAGCGTCTAGACACACAGACGAAGGCTCTTTGAACTGTCACCCCATCACTGAACCTGGATGCAAGAATAAAAGAGGAATGTGCACATCTATTCTTACAATGAGTTTATGCAACCCAAGTCTGAGCTTTAGGCTATAAGTCTATGATTATGATACATTTAGTAGGCTTATGATGGTATGGTCTAAGAATACCACAATGTTGCCCCAGTTGGTGGATAAgagtcaacttcttctcgcccttgCATCGACAAAACGGTGATTGCTGAAACGCATACGGTGAATACGGTAAGAACTTCATAACATCATGCGAATTGTCTCGAATAGCATCAGCTGGCCGATTGAATTTTCTTTTTTAGCAGTCTCATGCCCTTGTGTCGGAGCGATCGCTCCGCTGACATCTGAGACATGGATCGCGTGTAAGTCTTAGTTCAGCCAAAGGTCCAATTTTCAGGGAACAGGCGAGGTTGGAACTCAGCAGGTGATGAGACCTTGGCTGGAGAGTCATGCTGGAGGAAGGTAGTTGCCATGGTGCGAGGGGCAGCTTTAGAGATATGTTTCAGATTTGCACTCTgaggtgttggtggaagagTTCGAGTTTGTGGCTTGAGCTTAATGCTCTGTGGTTGGTTTGACGACTCATGAGGGAAACAGTCCCTGTCAGCAAACTTTCAGCTCAGTCTTGGTATCCGATGTGACCTGTCGAACACGAGGATATGAAGTATCTTGTACTATCGCGGAGGAACTCAGGCTTACAATGCCAAGAACAGGAACATGAGTCTTCAGCATTCAGCTGCGACTGGTGAGATCGTTCAGATGACAAAGCCTATAAAATGCAAAACACTATGTTATGTGAAGGCTTCGTATATGATGTTGAGTCTAGGCGTCTTACGGCTAATTTATTACCCTGAGGTTCAAGCTTTGGGTCTCtgatcttcatcctcaatgaAGTCATGTAGATATACTCATCGTTGGGCATATAATTACACGAATTCTATGGAGACTGACCACtatttcctcttttttctgtACTATCAAG
This genomic interval from Fusarium verticillioides 7600 chromosome 1, whole genome shotgun sequence contains the following:
- a CDS encoding 26S protease regulatory subunit 8, with amino-acid sequence MALDEYYHNKIEAMKLEILKGQAALRRLEAQRNDYNSRVRLLREELGLLQQPGSYVGEVVKVMSTKKILVKVHPEGKYVVDVSDSVDIGKLTPGKRVTLLSDSYKLEKMLPSSVDPLVSLMMVEKVPDSTYDMIGGLDQQIKEIKEVIELGLKHPELFESLGIAQPKGVLLYGPPGTGKTLLARAVAHHTACKFIRVSGSELVQKYIGEGSRMVRELFVMAREHAPSIIFMDEIDSIGSSRVEGSSGGDSEVQRTMLELLNQLDGFEPTKNIKVIMATNRLDILDPALLRPGRIDRKIEFPPPSVEARADILRIHSRKMNLTRGINLTKIAEKMNGCSGAELKGVCTEAGMYALRERRVHVTQEDFELATAKILNKHDDKEVSLGKLWK